One region of Glycine max cultivar Williams 82 chromosome 9, Glycine_max_v4.0, whole genome shotgun sequence genomic DNA includes:
- the LOC100775381 gene encoding NDR1/HIN1-like protein 10 — protein MPCKPRCIYCTIYIFIFIFMLCFFLFLIIINPSSVKFYVTEATLTQFNLTSNNTLYYNFKVNITVTNPNKHMIVYYRTIKAIAWYKDNEFDRVSLTPFDQGYKNTTFLRAVFVGQSVIMLKPKQLGEYKDETSIGIYNDLAVDFDLRIRAKFGRIKSRRFKFDFLKYLCGENCRSFGN, from the exons ATGCCTTGCAAACCCCGCTGCATCTACTGCACAATCtacatatttatattcattttcatgctttgcttcttcctcttcttgatAATAATCAACCCTTCAAGTGTCAAGTTCTACGTAACTGAGGCCACCCTCACACAATTCAACCTCACAAGCAACAACACCTTGTATTACAACTTCAAGGTCAACATCACAGTGACAAACCCCAACAAGCACATGATAGTGTACTATAGGACGATCAAAGCAATAGCTTGGTACAAAGAtaatgagtttgatagggtGAGCTTAACACCCTTTGACCAAGGCTACAAGAATACCACCTTTCTTCGAGCAGTGTTTGTAGGGCAAAGTGTGATTATGCTCAAACCTAAACAACTTGGTGAGTACAAAGATGAGACAAGTATTGGGATTTACAATGACTTGGCTGTGGATTTTGATCTTAGAATTAGAGCCAAGTTTGGAAGAATTAAGAGCAGGC GATTCAAATTTGATTTCCTAAAGTACTTGTGCGGAGAGAACTGTAGGAGTTTTGGCAATTAA
- the LOC100806763 gene encoding Prohibitin-1, mitochondrial-like (The RefSeq protein has 2 substitutions compared to this genomic sequence): MNLKNMKVPNVPGGGGISALLKLGIVGGIGLYAAANSLYNVDGGHRAIVFNRLVGVKDKVYPEGTHFIIPWFERLIIYDVRARPHLVESTSGSRDLQMVKIGLRVLTRPLPNQLPTVYRTLGENYNERVLPSIIHETLKAVVAQYNASQLITQREAVSREIRKILTERAANFNIALDDVSITSLTFGKEFTAAIEAKQVAAQEAERAKFVVEKAEQDKRSAVIRAQGEAKSAQLIGQAIANNPAFITLRKIEAAREIAHTISNAANKVYLNSDDLLLNLQKMNLEPGRK, encoded by the exons ATGAATCTGAAGAACATGAAGGTTCCGAACGTTCCAGGTGGCGGGGGGATCTCTGCGCTGCTGAAGCTTGGGATTGTTGGTGGAATTGGTTTGTATGCTGCTGCTAACAGTCTCTACAATGTTGATGGAGGTCACCGAGCCATTGTTTTCAACCGTCTAGTTGGTGTCAAAGACAAG GTCTATCCTGAAGGAACTCACTTCATAATTCCGTGGTTTGAGAGGCCGGTTATCTATGATGTCCGTGCACGACCCCATCTAGTTGAGAGTACATCTGGGAGTCGTGATCTACAGATG GTGAAAATTGGACTTCGAGTTCTTACTCGCCCGTTGCCCAACCAATTACCTACGGTTTATCGGACCCTTGGAGAGAATTATAATGAAAGGGTTTTACCTTCAATCATACATGAAACTTTGAAAGCCGTGGTTGCCCAGTACAATGCCAGCCAGCTTATTACTCAGCGAGAG GCTGTTAGTCGGGAAATCCGGAAGATTTTGACTGAAAGGGCTGCTAACTTCAATATTGCCCTTGATGATGTGTCAATTACTAGTCTGACTTTTGGCAAGGAGTTTACTGCTGCAATTGAAGCAAAGCAGGTAGCTGCACAAGAAGCTGAGAGGGCTAAATTTGTTGTAGAAAAAGCTGAGCAAGACAAGAGAAGTGCTGTAATCAGAGCACAG GGAGAAGCAAAAAGTGCCCAACTAATTGGACAGGCTATTGCCAACAATCCAGCTTTTATCACATTGAGGAAGATAGAAGCTGCACGAGAGATTGCACATACCATATCAAACGCGGCAAACAAGGTTTACCTGAATTCAGATGATCTGCTGTTGAATCTTCAAAAGATGAATTTGGAGCCAGGCAGAAAGTGA
- the LOC100775920 gene encoding uncharacterized protein, whose amino-acid sequence MGEDLSEQKKRMGRVREKEKCGDYEALRKARILENQARLESLGVANTVSQLRQQAKKQQQPRTHPKKLYGLTPLRRSQRINNLTPPPFQPSTPIKQEKKVTVCEEKEEEQRPANAPFINLSNADLLLSAESSARRCDSKGRGSVYNPVLGICCHFCRQKKLCGEEDCKRCGNFDVNEPCLGKTDCSVCHSSTGVFCRACLKIRYGEEIEEVRKNKEWTCPHCIEAKGINPHWICNSSICLRKRKMPPTGIAVYRAREMGYKSVAHLLMEELKRGKCKI is encoded by the exons ATGGGTGAAGATCTCTCAGAACAGAAGAAGAGAATGGggagagtgagagagaaagaaaaatgcgGCGACTATGAAGCTCTCAGAAAGGCTCGCATTTTAGAGAATCAGGCTCGCTTGGAGTCTCTTGGTGTTGCCAATACCGTTTCTCAGCTCCGACAACAAGccaagaagcaacaacaacctCGTACTCACCCAAAAAAACTGTACGGTCTCACCCCTTTGCGCCGCTCTCAGCGAATCAACAACCTTACGCCGCCACCCTTTCAGCCTTCCACACCCATAAAACAAG AGAAGAAGGTAACTGTGtgtgaagagaaagaagaggagCAGAGGCCTGCCAATGCTCCTTTCATAAACCTAAGCAATGCAGATCTTTTGCTTTCAGCAGAGAGTTCTGCTCGGCGCTGTGATAGCAAGGGCAGAGGTAGTGTCTACAATCCAGTTTTGGGGATATGCTGCCATTTTTGCAG GCAAAAGAAATTGTGTGGTGAAGAAGATTGCAAGAGATGTGGCAATTTTGATGTGAATGAACCATGCCTGG GAAAGACTGATTGTTCTGTCTGTCACTCTAGCACTGGTGTTTTTTGTAGAGCCTGTCTCAAGATTCGATATGGAGAAG AAATAGAGGAAGTGAGAAAGAACAAGGAATGGACGTGTCCTCATTGCATAGAAGCAAAAGGAATAAACCCTCACTGGATATGTAACAG TTCAATATGCCTGAGGAAACGAAAAATGCCTCCAACTGGAATAGCAGTATACAGAG CTCGGGAAATGGGATACAAATCAGTGGCACATCTACTAATGGAAGAACTTAAACGTGGAAAATGCAAGATCTAG